Genomic window (Bacillota bacterium):
AAATCGTATCACTTGTCGTCACTATTTTGAGCTTATGCAGATGGACAATGTGTCTAGCTGGGCTTTTGCCTTACTCGACACCCCAAAATGATCGAAAAATAGGCCTGGGTTGCGGAAGTTGGGCTAGTTGTTCTTCGGAAGGGATCTTGTAGCCCGGCAACCACTCGCCTGATTCGATTTTGGACCTTATAAACTCTTTAACTTGATGGTAGATAGGAACTAGCGAATATCTCTCAATGAGTTTCACGATTCGATCTCTCCTGTTGCGCAAATGCGTAAAGCGACCATTATGCGTAAGAATGCCTGTATTCTGCCGTATTAGCGGTGGTCGGTTAGCCCTTCAGTCCCTCTCGTGCGCCTTCATAGAACCTGTTCTGTATCAATATGAAGAAAATGATAGCCGGCAAAGCGGTTATCATGGCAGCGGCATTATAGACGCCATAGGTAGCAACCCGAAGGGTTGCAGGGGTAGATGGAATACTGGTGGTTATTATTACGGGCAGTGTATATTTGCTAGGAATAGAAATCATAGTACGGGCGTAAATGAAGTCTCCCCAGACAAATAGGAATGAATTTACAGCAGTCAAGATGATCCCGCCGCCAGCTAGCGGGAGCATTACGTACCAGAGCATCTGAGAAGTAGACGCGCCATCGATCCTGGCGGCGTCTTCAAGGTCACGAGGAATCCCTAGGAAGACCTGTCGCATCAAGAATATATTCGCAGGTAAGGCCATCGCCGTGAGTAGCAAAGCCAGACCCCAAAGGGTATCTTTTAGCCTTAGCAAACTCATGATATGCCACTGGGCGATAATTCCGGCCGTAAGTGGCACGAATTGAAGGAGTACGATCATATTGAAGATTCTGTCTCTATGGCGGAAATCCACTCTGGAAAAACCGTATCCCGCGAGGGTTGCGCATGTCACAACCAATATAACCGCAAGTGCACTTACTACCAAGCTATTCAAAATGGCCTGCTTGTAATCTATGACAGAAGTCTCGAAAAGAAACCTGTAGTTGGAGAAGTCGAGTCTCTTTGGCAGCAACCTGGGAACTAGCGAGTAGATCTCTTGTATGGTTTTAAAAGAGCTAGAAATTGTCCAAAAGATAGGAAAGACAACAACTATAGCGGTCACCGCTAAGACGAGATTCATGATCAGCTGTTGCCTTGTTTGAAACCCCAACATAGATCTTCTTTTCACCACGAAAGATGCATCGGTTGCGTTCATACCTGATGCCCCCTCTCAATCTCTATCTAGCTTCATCGTTCTCATTACGATAGTGGCTATCGCCAAGGTAAATAAAGATAACGTAAGGTTAATAGCTGCCGCATACCCTAGACGCTGTTCACCCCATATCGAAACCTCTGTGGCGTAATAAGGGAGTATTGATGTGGCCCTTGCGGGACCACCACCTGTCAAAGCTGTAACTTCTGCCAGTCCACCAGCCAACACACCGGCAGATTGGACGAAAATCAGAAACAACATGTTCTTTATCGATGGAAGATCCACATACCAGAACCGTCTCAAGGTATCTGCTCCGTCAATCAGTGCTGACTCTTTAACCTCACGTGAGATATTATAAAATCCTATTAGATAATAAAACATACTTGCCCCAAAATTTCTCCAAATGACGGCTATGGCCAATGCAAACATAGCAACCTCGGGACTAGTAAGCCATGGTATAGGTTCAATCCCAAACTTCCCCAAGAAAGCATTTAGATATCCGTTTTGCTCGTATAGGGCTTTAAACATAGTCATTCCAGCGG
Coding sequences:
- a CDS encoding GntR family transcriptional regulator is translated as MKLIERYSLVPIYHQVKEFIRSKIESGEWLPGYKIPSEEQLAQLPQPRPIFRSFWGVE
- a CDS encoding sugar ABC transporter permease, whose amino-acid sequence is MQIPVKHQTREWSGLVYVLPALIFIFIFNFWPIIWGIVLGFMDFRGVTLTGKWVGLANFRELISDDRVAQGLVISAKYVLYTYPVTQILALATGWLIAELKSPKAARIYRVLLYLPVIIPLSAGMTMFKALYEQNGYLNAFLGKFGIEPIPWLTSPEVAMFALAIAVIWRNFGASMFYYLIGFYNISREVKESALIDGADTLRRFWYVDLPSIKNMLFLIFVQSAGVLAGGLAEVTALTGGGPARATSILPYYATEVSIWGEQRLGYAAAINLTLSLFTLAIATIVMRTMKLDRD
- a CDS encoding carbohydrate ABC transporter permease translates to MNATDASFVVKRRSMLGFQTRQQLIMNLVLAVTAIVVVFPIFWTISSSFKTIQEIYSLVPRLLPKRLDFSNYRFLFETSVIDYKQAILNSLVVSALAVILVVTCATLAGYGFSRVDFRHRDRIFNMIVLLQFVPLTAGIIAQWHIMSLLRLKDTLWGLALLLTAMALPANIFLMRQVFLGIPRDLEDAARIDGASTSQMLWYVMLPLAGGGIILTAVNSFLFVWGDFIYARTMISIPSKYTLPVIITTSIPSTPATLRVATYGVYNAAAMITALPAIIFFILIQNRFYEGAREGLKG